One window of the Terriglobia bacterium genome contains the following:
- a CDS encoding M13 family metallopeptidase — MAEARSHAVSTCFVVVLIFFTSCSSPPASKAPAVESTVNTGGVDLAGMDRSLKPGDDFFGYANGAWIKATEIPADRSSYGLDAKLEEEAILRTRKLLEDAAKGAAPAGSDERKAGDYYAAFMDEATIETKGLEPLRSQLDQIAAISNRRALAESLAQTIRADVDPLNNTNLHTEHLFGVWVTQDFNEPTRCTPYLLQGGIGMPDREYYLSDSPRMADIRTQYKTHIAAVLKLAKIANADAKAARIFELESKIAKIHWGREDSEEVHKANNPWKPKDFVAKAPGLDWSAFLKAAGLDGQPVIIVWQPSAIAGEAALVGRESLETWKDYLTYHLVDSWSFLLSKAFVDENFAFYGKVLAGTPQLRERWKRAVGSANFSMGDAVGRLYVQHYFPPEAKAKAQAMVADLVQAFGQRIDKLTWMSPQTRAKAKEKLKTLKVGVGYPDVWRDYSGLEISRDNPLDNAYNAELYDYHRNLAKLGKGVDRSEWWMTPQTVNAVNLPIQNALNFPAAILQPPYFDPKAEAANNYGAIGAVIGHEISHSFDDQGSQFDATGRLANWWTPEDFAHFKEASGRLVAQYNGYHPLPDLAVNGQQTLSENIADVAGLSVAYDGYRLSFGGKQPPERQGLTGDQQFFLSFAQSWRDKLREPLMRQLIVTDGHTLAEYRADAVRNIDAWYEAFGVTLGQKLYLSPGERVRLW; from the coding sequence ATGGCCGAAGCTAGATCACATGCCGTTTCTACATGTTTTGTCGTCGTCCTCATCTTTTTTACTTCCTGCTCCAGTCCGCCGGCGTCGAAGGCTCCGGCGGTGGAATCCACCGTGAACACGGGGGGTGTCGATCTGGCCGGCATGGATCGCTCCCTCAAGCCCGGTGACGATTTCTTTGGCTATGCCAACGGCGCGTGGATCAAGGCGACGGAGATTCCCGCGGACCGCTCGAGCTATGGCCTCGACGCCAAGCTCGAGGAAGAAGCGATCCTGCGCACCCGCAAACTGCTCGAAGATGCGGCGAAGGGCGCGGCGCCGGCCGGCTCCGATGAGCGCAAGGCCGGTGACTACTACGCGGCGTTCATGGATGAAGCCACGATCGAGACCAAGGGCCTCGAGCCGCTCCGCAGCCAGCTCGACCAAATTGCCGCCATTTCCAACCGGCGCGCGCTTGCGGAATCGCTTGCTCAAACGATTCGAGCCGACGTCGATCCACTGAACAACACGAACCTTCATACGGAGCACTTGTTCGGAGTGTGGGTTACCCAGGATTTCAACGAGCCGACGCGCTGCACGCCTTATCTACTTCAGGGCGGCATCGGCATGCCCGACCGCGAATACTACCTTAGCGACTCGCCCCGGATGGCCGACATCCGTACCCAGTATAAGACACACATCGCGGCCGTTCTGAAGCTGGCGAAGATCGCCAACGCGGATGCCAAGGCGGCGCGGATCTTCGAGCTGGAATCCAAGATCGCGAAGATTCACTGGGGCCGGGAAGACTCCGAGGAAGTGCACAAGGCGAACAATCCGTGGAAACCGAAGGACTTCGTTGCCAAGGCCCCCGGCCTCGATTGGTCGGCCTTTTTAAAAGCCGCCGGCCTCGATGGCCAGCCCGTGATCATCGTCTGGCAGCCGAGCGCGATCGCCGGCGAAGCCGCTCTCGTTGGCCGCGAGTCGCTCGAAACCTGGAAGGATTACCTCACTTACCACCTCGTCGATAGCTGGTCGTTCCTGCTGTCCAAGGCGTTCGTTGATGAAAATTTCGCGTTTTACGGCAAGGTCCTTGCCGGCACGCCGCAGCTTCGCGAACGTTGGAAGCGGGCCGTCGGCTCCGCGAATTTCTCCATGGGGGATGCAGTCGGTCGTCTCTACGTCCAGCATTACTTCCCGCCTGAAGCGAAGGCCAAGGCTCAGGCGATGGTTGCGGACCTGGTACAGGCGTTTGGCCAGCGGATCGACAAGCTGACCTGGATGTCACCTCAAACCAGGGCGAAAGCCAAAGAGAAGTTGAAGACGCTCAAAGTGGGGGTTGGCTATCCTGACGTGTGGCGCGATTACTCGGGCCTCGAAATCTCGCGTGACAACCCCCTCGACAACGCTTACAACGCCGAGCTTTACGACTACCATCGCAACCTCGCCAAGCTTGGCAAGGGTGTGGACCGTTCCGAATGGTGGATGACCCCCCAGACCGTCAATGCGGTGAACCTGCCCATCCAGAACGCGCTGAACTTCCCAGCGGCCATCCTCCAGCCGCCATATTTTGATCCGAAGGCCGAAGCCGCCAATAATTACGGCGCCATCGGCGCGGTGATTGGCCACGAGATCAGCCACAGCTTTGACGACCAGGGCAGCCAGTTCGACGCTACCGGCCGCTTGGCCAACTGGTGGACACCGGAAGACTTTGCTCATTTCAAGGAGGCTTCGGGCCGGCTGGTCGCGCAATACAACGGGTACCACCCGCTGCCCGACCTCGCGGTCAATGGCCAGCAGACGTTGAGCGAGAATATTGCTGACGTGGCCGGGCTGTCGGTGGCCTACGATGGCTACCGGCTGTCGTTCGGCGGCAAGCAGCCACCCGAGCGCCAGGGATTGACGGGCGACCAGCAGTTCTTCCTCAGCTTCGCTCAGAGCTGGCGGGACAAACTCCGGGAGCCCTTGATGCGGCAACTGATCGTGACCGACGGCCACACGCTGGCTGAATACCGTGCCGATGCCGTACGCAACATCGACGCCTGGTATGAGGCGTTCGGGGTGACGCTGGGGCAGAAGCTCTACCTTTCGCCGGGAGAGAGGGTGCGATTGTGGTGA
- a CDS encoding TlpA family protein disulfide reductase, which translates to MLAQDVIQRYGDRVRFVSENWGSSKQADRFGLKRYPVVFVNDVLLARSEDFGWFGAKGRYTPWLKLENHEKFKKDLTHMIDLELKGDRRAALEAQSPASQEELARLPQLSAKDLAGSTVDAASLSGKLVVVEFWATWCLPCRSTLPWLGELKRRHGDKIEILAIAVDSEESEVRKLTQAMGLPYHVVLGSAGLAESFGDLSSVPTMFIFRPNGTTASILYGAPQDLHDRVSHAIDALLRE; encoded by the coding sequence TTGCTGGCACAGGACGTCATCCAGCGGTACGGTGACCGGGTTCGATTCGTAAGCGAGAACTGGGGAAGCTCGAAACAGGCCGATCGTTTTGGCTTGAAGCGGTATCCCGTGGTGTTTGTGAACGACGTACTTCTTGCACGCTCCGAGGATTTTGGCTGGTTTGGCGCGAAAGGCCGCTACACGCCCTGGCTCAAGCTGGAAAATCACGAGAAATTCAAGAAGGACCTGACTCACATGATTGATCTGGAGCTCAAGGGAGATAGGCGAGCGGCCCTCGAGGCGCAGTCGCCGGCCTCACAGGAGGAACTCGCGCGGCTCCCTCAGCTCAGCGCGAAAGACCTGGCCGGGTCGACCGTCGACGCGGCCTCCTTGTCGGGGAAGCTCGTCGTGGTGGAGTTCTGGGCCACCTGGTGTCTGCCCTGCCGGTCTACCCTGCCGTGGTTGGGGGAATTGAAACGACGGCACGGGGATAAGATCGAAATCCTGGCAATCGCCGTGGACTCGGAAGAATCTGAAGTACGGAAGCTCACGCAAGCGATGGGCCTCCCTTATCACGTCGTCCTGGGCAGCGCGGGGTTGGCGGAATCGTTCGGCGATCTCAGCAGCGTCCCGACGATGTTCATTTTCAGGCCCAACGGCACGACCGCGTCCATCCTTTACGGCGCTCCCCAGGACTTGCACGACCGTGTCAGCCATGCGATCGACGCCTTGCTTCGGGAATGA
- a CDS encoding ABC transporter permease, giving the protein MNNILQDFRYGLRMLAKNPAFTLVAVLTLALGIGANTAIFSVMNAVILRFLPVSNPQELVYLHTTGNPSGSSQTGEGSLSFTMPIFERLRTETRVFASVMAYVPLSTGKVAVRYGEEPEEAQADMVSGNFFSGLGVQPARGQTFTVRDETQHSQVAVLSYGYWSRRFGRNPSIIGETLYIKGVPFTVIGIGARDFEGVESGVATDLWIPLQNRPDLTAWGQSAQDGDTLYGSPNWWCLMMIGRLAPGISQRQALAQLAPIFERAAYEGSGKRDPKEHPPQLYFSDARGIGSQRSDFEQPIGSLMGMVGLVLVIACGNVAMLLVARNSARQREFCLRMALGSGRWRLFCQLLTESLLLVAGGGILGWLFAVWATEALAAWSELKLSLAPDFSVLLFTLGVSILAALLFGLAPLRNAVGTPIGLVLKTSAATTNQDRRKVRGGQVVVALQMAMCLVLLVCSGLLVRTLRNLETTDLGMRPTGLLVFGITPPQTLATDPEVHRFYQELSARLRALPGVESATLMQNRIGSGWSNNTSAYVDGRRPGEGNRESALRWNAVGPDYFHVLGMTLLLGRDFTDADSAAAPKSVVVSQTFAERYLPKLNPLGHHVSMSSKPDGNQYTIIGVAADSKYTGVRESKRPTAYFPYTQIKGTGTMHYELRTQGNPAALLSSARHVVHDFGPDLPLLQPMTQQEQFNGSFSQERLFARLSMFFGLLAALLVATGLYGTLAYRVSRRTAEIGVRMAVGAQRHQILWMVLLESLVVSLAGIIIGLPIAFGSGRLLRSMLFDLTPGDPITFVCALLGLTLVALVASLIPARRAASVDPMVALRYE; this is encoded by the coding sequence ATGAACAATATTCTGCAGGACTTTCGTTATGGCCTTCGGATGCTGGCAAAGAATCCGGCCTTCACCCTGGTGGCTGTTTTAACCCTGGCCCTCGGGATTGGGGCCAATACGGCCATTTTCAGCGTTATGAACGCGGTCATCCTTCGTTTCCTGCCGGTGTCCAATCCCCAGGAACTCGTCTACCTTCACACCACCGGAAATCCGAGCGGGTCTTCTCAAACGGGTGAGGGGAGTCTCTCGTTCACCATGCCGATCTTTGAACGATTACGGACGGAGACCCGGGTTTTTGCGAGCGTCATGGCGTATGTACCGCTCTCCACCGGCAAAGTCGCCGTGCGTTATGGCGAGGAGCCGGAAGAGGCGCAAGCCGATATGGTGAGTGGAAACTTCTTCTCCGGGTTGGGGGTTCAGCCGGCGCGGGGCCAGACCTTCACGGTCCGGGACGAAACCCAACACAGCCAGGTGGCTGTGCTGAGCTACGGCTATTGGTCGCGGCGGTTTGGCCGCAACCCTTCGATCATCGGTGAGACACTGTACATCAAGGGCGTGCCGTTCACGGTGATCGGGATTGGGGCACGCGATTTTGAGGGTGTGGAATCCGGAGTCGCCACCGACCTTTGGATCCCCCTTCAGAACAGGCCGGACCTGACGGCCTGGGGACAATCGGCCCAGGACGGGGACACCTTGTATGGTTCGCCGAACTGGTGGTGTCTGATGATGATTGGCCGCCTCGCACCGGGGATCAGCCAGAGGCAAGCCCTCGCACAACTGGCACCCATTTTCGAGCGGGCGGCCTACGAGGGATCAGGAAAGCGTGACCCCAAAGAACACCCCCCGCAACTCTATTTTTCAGACGCGCGCGGAATCGGGAGTCAGCGTAGCGACTTTGAGCAGCCCATCGGTTCTTTGATGGGAATGGTGGGGTTGGTCCTGGTCATCGCCTGTGGCAATGTGGCCATGCTGCTGGTGGCCCGGAATTCCGCAAGACAACGGGAGTTTTGCCTGCGCATGGCACTCGGCTCCGGTCGCTGGCGGCTTTTCTGCCAACTGCTGACCGAAAGTCTGCTGCTGGTTGCCGGCGGAGGAATATTGGGGTGGCTGTTCGCGGTGTGGGCCACCGAGGCGTTGGCTGCCTGGTCGGAACTCAAGCTCAGTCTCGCGCCTGATTTTTCGGTCCTGCTCTTTACTCTGGGAGTCTCGATTCTCGCCGCCCTGCTGTTTGGGCTGGCTCCGCTCAGAAACGCGGTGGGGACGCCTATTGGGCTTGTCTTGAAGACCTCCGCCGCCACGACGAACCAGGATCGAAGGAAGGTCCGGGGCGGCCAAGTGGTCGTTGCCCTGCAGATGGCGATGTGCCTGGTGTTACTGGTCTGTTCGGGTCTTCTCGTTCGAACGCTGCGGAACCTTGAAACCACTGACCTGGGAATGCGACCCACGGGTCTCCTCGTTTTTGGGATCACGCCGCCGCAGACTCTGGCAACCGATCCAGAAGTCCACCGTTTCTATCAAGAGCTGTCGGCTCGTTTGCGCGCTTTGCCCGGAGTGGAGTCGGCCACCCTCATGCAGAACCGGATTGGCTCGGGATGGAGCAACAACACAAGCGCCTATGTGGACGGCAGGCGTCCCGGTGAAGGCAATCGCGAGAGCGCCTTACGATGGAATGCCGTGGGACCGGATTATTTTCATGTGCTCGGCATGACCCTTCTCCTGGGACGCGATTTCACGGACGCCGATTCCGCCGCGGCGCCCAAAAGTGTCGTCGTCAGCCAGACCTTCGCAGAACGCTACCTCCCCAAACTTAACCCGCTGGGCCACCATGTTTCAATGTCCTCCAAGCCCGACGGCAACCAGTACACCATCATCGGTGTCGCCGCCGACAGCAAGTACACGGGTGTGCGCGAGAGCAAAAGACCGACGGCGTACTTTCCATACACTCAGATAAAAGGAACTGGGACGATGCACTATGAGCTGCGCACGCAGGGCAACCCGGCCGCGCTTCTGTCGAGCGCCCGCCACGTGGTGCATGACTTTGGACCCGATCTCCCGCTGCTTCAGCCGATGACACAGCAGGAACAGTTCAATGGATCCTTCTCGCAGGAGCGGTTGTTTGCCCGGCTCTCCATGTTTTTTGGTCTACTGGCCGCGCTGTTGGTGGCGACGGGTCTCTATGGAACGCTGGCTTACCGCGTGAGTCGGCGGACGGCGGAGATCGGCGTGCGGATGGCTGTGGGGGCACAACGACACCAGATCTTGTGGATGGTCCTGCTTGAAAGCCTGGTGGTCAGCCTCGCAGGCATCATCATCGGGTTGCCCATCGCCTTCGGCAGTGGCCGGCTGTTGCGCTCAATGCTTTTTGATCTCACGCCGGGTGATCCGATCACCTTCGTCTGTGCATTGCTCGGATTGACGTTGGTAGCGCTCGTGGCCAGCTTGATTCCCGCCCGCCGCGCCGCCAGTGTCGATCCCATGGTGGCATTGCGCTATGAATAA
- a CDS encoding helix-turn-helix domain-containing protein, with translation MPVAKLRKKIEPNPENPTYLITIHSVGYKFVTG, from the coding sequence ATGCCTGTGGCTAAACTCCGGAAAAAAATCGAACCCAATCCGGAGAATCCTACGTATCTGATTACTATCCACAGCGTGGGCTATAAGTTTGTGACAGGATGA
- a CDS encoding PLP-dependent aminotransferase family protein codes for MRSPTSLAPKATPTKRVSSFCSSTAGDGKMGSVCLQDPISISRMDHLEDPLMRRSRGVLLPPVRAAGRLRRGDVYRAIRAAVLDGVLSPGERLPSTRQAGADYGVSRGMLEEVYAQLTEEGFIERAVGRGTFVAPTVERLSTPVNRKPGEPRVLRPSRRGQSAAANAACREPAVPIPFNAGTADTSEFPWMLLVDRGDAVWIEDPCYLGARAAFALAGAAIIPVPVDDKGIRADPRARRSSRAHLIYVTPSHQYPTGVALSLERRIALLELAVQNDSWVVEDDYDGEFRYEGQPLTALHSLDSHARVLYIGTLNKSMFVSLRLAYAVVPEELLEPLANIRTQLDGFTPAVQQMAMSVFMDEGHFSSHLRRMRAVYGAKRAALVEGLAPLAALGWTWSNNSAGMHLLVRHQRGDYVRAVAAASSLDLALLSTYRVARTTDDGLFLRFGALDRASLRAGVTALVAGAKKLSR; via the coding sequence TTGCGGTCGCCGACGTCGTTAGCACCGAAAGCAACACCCACAAAGAGAGTTTCTTCATTCTGCTCCTCCACGGCCGGAGATGGTAAAATGGGATCGGTCTGTTTACAAGATCCGATTTCGATCTCCAGAATGGACCATTTGGAGGATCCCCTCATGCGCCGATCACGGGGTGTGCTTCTGCCGCCGGTCCGCGCCGCCGGACGGCTGCGGCGCGGCGACGTGTATCGCGCGATTCGGGCCGCAGTGCTGGACGGCGTTCTCTCTCCCGGCGAGCGGCTCCCCTCGACGCGGCAGGCTGGCGCTGATTATGGCGTCTCGCGCGGAATGCTGGAAGAGGTCTACGCGCAGCTGACCGAAGAAGGGTTTATCGAGCGCGCCGTCGGACGCGGCACGTTTGTCGCGCCGACGGTCGAACGGCTGAGTACGCCTGTGAATCGAAAACCGGGAGAGCCACGAGTGCTCCGGCCGTCGCGCCGCGGCCAATCAGCCGCCGCGAATGCCGCCTGCCGCGAGCCGGCGGTTCCAATCCCGTTCAATGCGGGCACCGCCGACACAAGCGAGTTTCCATGGATGCTGCTCGTCGATCGCGGCGATGCCGTTTGGATCGAGGATCCCTGCTACCTGGGTGCACGCGCCGCCTTTGCGCTGGCCGGCGCGGCGATCATCCCGGTGCCCGTCGATGACAAAGGCATTCGCGCCGACCCCAGGGCTCGCCGTTCCTCACGCGCGCACCTGATCTATGTGACGCCTTCGCATCAGTACCCGACCGGCGTGGCCCTCAGCCTCGAGCGCCGCATCGCCCTCCTGGAGCTGGCAGTGCAAAATGACTCGTGGGTCGTGGAAGATGATTATGACGGCGAGTTTCGGTATGAGGGGCAGCCGCTCACGGCGCTCCATTCGCTCGACTCCCACGCGCGCGTGCTCTATATCGGCACCTTGAACAAGTCGATGTTCGTTTCGCTGCGCCTCGCTTATGCCGTTGTGCCCGAGGAGTTGCTTGAACCCCTGGCAAACATTCGGACCCAGCTCGACGGGTTCACGCCCGCGGTGCAGCAGATGGCGATGAGCGTCTTCATGGACGAGGGCCACTTCTCTTCGCACTTGCGCCGCATGCGCGCCGTGTACGGGGCGAAACGTGCCGCCCTGGTCGAAGGACTGGCGCCGCTTGCTGCGCTCGGCTGGACGTGGTCGAACAATTCCGCCGGCATGCATCTCCTGGTCCGCCACCAGCGAGGCGACTATGTACGGGCCGTCGCCGCGGCGAGTTCCCTCGATCTGGCGCTGCTCAGTACTTATCGCGTCGCCCGGACGACGGACGACGGACTGTTTCTTCGCTTCGGCGCGCTCGACCGGGCGAGTCTCAGGGCTGGCGTTACAGCCCTCGTCGCGGGGGCAAAGAAGCTGAGCCGATAA